Proteins co-encoded in one Pocillopora verrucosa isolate sample1 chromosome 1, ASM3666991v2, whole genome shotgun sequence genomic window:
- the LOC131786948 gene encoding alpha-1A adrenergic receptor-like isoform X1, with the protein MDEEVSLACNISYNNCAKIDGENNISEPDFNRGCWKSFVDLCLPTEETPVGATLSLIIPLLLIASVSIGTNTLVCVVFYLYSQLRLIRHYFVINLAVVDVVIAAVLIPLFVASQLAPENIILCRSQIVLDIACGTASILCLVMISLERYVAVKYSLHYHSIVTQRKAIFGMVFIWTYSAIVSCTAFLSLVRNSNNSKNLLQCFFLSRGYVTFITIASFISPVCVMTFAYWNMFIVARSHARRINSQSTQCDPEGSGHSKRRLKRELKGAKTLTIIMGTHFLCWCPLFVFYLVYTYTSLQGC; encoded by the exons ATGGATGAAGAGGTCAGCCTCGCATGTAACATTTCTTACAACAACTGCGCTAAAATTGATGGTGAGAATAATATTTCAGAGCCCGATTTCAATCGTGGGTGTTGGAAGTCCTTCGTAGATCTTTGTTTGCCAACGGAAGAGACTCCTGTTGGCGCCACTCTGTCCTTGATTATACCTCTCCTTCTGATTGCATCCGTGTCTATCGGGACGAATACGTTGGTGTGTGTTGTGTTCTACTTGTACAGTCAGCTCCGATTAATAAGACATTACTTTGTCATCAACCTGGCTGTCGTGGACGTTGTAATCGCTGCTGTTCTGATCCCCTTATTTGTTGCAAGTCAGTTAGCCCCGGAAAACATCATACTCTGTCGTTCCCAGATCGTTCTGGACATTGCGTGCGGTACGGCGTCCATTTTGTGCCTTGTCATGATCAGCCTGGAACGTTACGTGGCCGTGAAATATTCCTTGCATTACCATTCGATAGTCACTCAGCGTAAGGCCATTTTTGGCATGGTTTTTATCTGGACTTACTCAGCGATTGTCTCTTGCACCGCCTTCCTATCTTTGGTCAGAAATTCCAACAATAGCAAAAATCTGCTGCAGTGTTTTTTCTTAAGCCGCGGGTACGTGACCTTTATCACGATAGCGAGTTTCATTAGCCCAGTTTGTGTGATGACGTTTGCTTACTGGAACATGTTCATCGTTGCTCGCTCGCACGCGCGAAGAATTAACTCTCAATCGACGCAATGTGATCCCGAGGGATCGGGACACTCCAAACGAAGATTGAAGCGGGAACTTAAAGGAGCAAAGACTTTGACCATCATAATGGGCACCCACTTTCTCTGCTGGTGCCcgctgtttgttttttatcttgtttacaCGTACACGTCTTTACAG GGTTGTTAA
- the LOC131786948 gene encoding alpha-1A adrenergic receptor-like isoform X2, with protein MDEEVSLACNISYNNCAKIDGENNISEPDFNRGCWKSFVDLCLPTEETPVGATLSLIIPLLLIASVSIGTNTLVCVVFYLYSQLRLIRHYFVINLAVVDVVIAAVLIPLFVASQLAPENIILCRSQIVLDIACGTASILCLVMISLERYVAVKYSLHYHSIVTQRKAIFGMVFIWTYSAIVSCTAFLSLVRNSNNSKNLLQCFFLSRGYVTFITIASFISPVCVMTFAYWNMFIVARSHARRINSQSTQCDPEGSGHSKRRLKRELKGAKTLTIIMGTHFLCWCPLFVFYLVYTYTSLQ; from the exons ATGGATGAAGAGGTCAGCCTCGCATGTAACATTTCTTACAACAACTGCGCTAAAATTGATGGTGAGAATAATATTTCAGAGCCCGATTTCAATCGTGGGTGTTGGAAGTCCTTCGTAGATCTTTGTTTGCCAACGGAAGAGACTCCTGTTGGCGCCACTCTGTCCTTGATTATACCTCTCCTTCTGATTGCATCCGTGTCTATCGGGACGAATACGTTGGTGTGTGTTGTGTTCTACTTGTACAGTCAGCTCCGATTAATAAGACATTACTTTGTCATCAACCTGGCTGTCGTGGACGTTGTAATCGCTGCTGTTCTGATCCCCTTATTTGTTGCAAGTCAGTTAGCCCCGGAAAACATCATACTCTGTCGTTCCCAGATCGTTCTGGACATTGCGTGCGGTACGGCGTCCATTTTGTGCCTTGTCATGATCAGCCTGGAACGTTACGTGGCCGTGAAATATTCCTTGCATTACCATTCGATAGTCACTCAGCGTAAGGCCATTTTTGGCATGGTTTTTATCTGGACTTACTCAGCGATTGTCTCTTGCACCGCCTTCCTATCTTTGGTCAGAAATTCCAACAATAGCAAAAATCTGCTGCAGTGTTTTTTCTTAAGCCGCGGGTACGTGACCTTTATCACGATAGCGAGTTTCATTAGCCCAGTTTGTGTGATGACGTTTGCTTACTGGAACATGTTCATCGTTGCTCGCTCGCACGCGCGAAGAATTAACTCTCAATCGACGCAATGTGATCCCGAGGGATCGGGACACTCCAAACGAAGATTGAAGCGGGAACTTAAAGGAGCAAAGACTTTGACCATCATAATGGGCACCCACTTTCTCTGCTGGTGCCcgctgtttgttttttatcttgtttacaCGTACACGTCTTTACAG TGA